The Salvelinus alpinus chromosome 3, SLU_Salpinus.1, whole genome shotgun sequence genome segment CACTTAACCAGGAGTTCTGTTAGCTTGCAGACAAGACTTTCTGGCAGCTAGGAAGATATTCGGTCTCCATagagacacacaggcacatacacaGACTATAGCAAGAGAGTTGTATTAGGCCACTGAGCGAGCAGCACCTCACCTGAGTAGTCCACTATGTGTGTGGGAACCTTCTCTGGAGTGACATCGGCAGGGATAGTTATCTCCTCAGCTCGGAGGGGCACCTAAGGGGGATTACACAAATTCAACAGTCTGACAGAGGGACTCCATTAACCTTTAATTAGCTTGGAACTGACAGGCTGAAATTAACTTCATGGTTAGAGTGTGAGGAGTGTTTAGGCATTACACTGTCTGATACTGGGATAATGACTTGGAAATGTCCTCTTTTTGGATGAGGTGAGGAGAAGTGGCATATTATGAGTACAATATTACAATAACGAGTGCTTATAAATGCAAAGTAAAGAGGACTAGTGGAGGTTTATTTTCCCTACCAATCACACTTTCACAGTTGAATATAGCCACCCTCTGTGTGCTGTGGCGTAGATAGCAGACAATGTGTATGCAAACTTTGAATGTTCCAAGTCAATGAGAATGCTGCTTTTGTACGGTGTAGCAGTAGCCAGTGGATACATATTTTATAAATAAGCGGACTATTTAGTCATCAATGTAGTGTTTGCATTCGGTGGGTATAATTTCTTAGATGTGTCAGCACTGCACACAAAACGGAGAAATAAACCAGTGGGAATGTACAGTCATAGCTACACTTACATGCTCAGGAAATTCCTCCCCAACCAATGACATGATGAGTGATGTTTTGCCCACCTTGGCTGTTGACAGAGGGGTGAAAAGTGGAACGAGACATTATTGGAAAATTTGGAAAATGAAGCCTGGAAGAAGAGTATTTCTGGTCTGCAAAACACATTTCACCTTGAGGTCATACCCTCAGGTAAATATATCACATTCTCCAGCTCATAAGTAGCCAGAGCTGGATTACATGGGGGGCTAATACTTAAGCTGAACTATAACTAAGTCTTAAGTCTAAATTTAGTCTAAGTTTATTATAAGTAGCtagttaaatgtattttattttattaaccaCAGAGTACGGCCTGATAAGGGGTTCTCTCTGACATTCTCTTGTTGAGTTTCCATGAATAGGTCTGTTCATGAATAGCCTATTCAAAAAGAGGGGCAAACAAAGTAGCTAAAGTTACAATGCAGCTAGGGATACAAAGATAATTATTAGGAAAATACTTGGTGGTAGTTACTTGTAACAGTTTGCTAACTAGCtagaatatatatgtttttttctcCAAAAACCAACCACCAATATTGTCAGCAAAACATGTCAAATAAGAAACATCCTCTTTAGCACACTTGGTGGCAAGGTATCTAAGTTAGTTTGCTAGCTAACGCAGAGAAAACATTTTGACAGTTAACTAGTTAGCTAAATAGTTCTACCTAGCTACTAACTTGGCTAGCTAACGTAGGCTAGTACTGTAAGTACATGTGCAAAACAACACGTACTGACTAGTACTGTCAGATTTGGTGCTGGCTAATTAGCTAATGTTAGACTAACTATGTTATGTAGCTAAAACATAATGATGGGATGGCTGCCAATGCTATAACATTGGGTAATTAGCTAGTAATTCACGGGGGGGCAGATTTATAGAAAACTGCAGGTTTCCATCAGGCAGTCTGTAGTTAACAACAAGGCGTTAGCTGTAcagtagctaactaacgttaacgCGCTAAATATGTGTCAATATTAAAATAGGATTTACTTACGTTCCCCCAATAACAGTATCCTGACATCTCGTTTCATGTTTCGCTCCCTTTTCCAATGAGTGTACTCTGCTGGGTCTTATGCGTCTAAATTATTTTGACTTTTTAACCGCAGTTCAGGTAGCTAGCTACCTCTCGGACCCATTccagctagctagtagctacagtTAGCTAGCAGCACCCAAGGAGAAATCTTGTGGCTTCCGGTTCAAGAGAGCCAAAAATAGCGCCCACTGTCGTCCATAGAGTGGGCGAACTTGCAGCTACTGTAACAATATAATGTGTACCAAGTACAGTAAGTTGAGGTTTTAAGAATGTCCTCTATAAGCCCGAGGCAAAAAAAGTAAAGAAAAAGCAAACAACCAATTTATTGACTCAACAATGTCAGATTTCATTTTTCCCAATACTTATATGAAATCAAATCGAatccaagtttatttgtcacgtgcgccgaatacaacaagtgtagaccttacagtcaaatgcttacttacaggctctaaccaatcaGCCTGATGGATAAGTCAGATGCTGTATTATAAATGTAAAAATTGCTAATCAGTATTTTTAGTATGTTTATTGGTCTTACCAAACCCTCTTTAATGTAACCTAAGTGTTGTGGGCCATGGCGGCTATCACGTTACTTTAAATAACAATCATATCATCTGCACATTGTCGAACTAATCAAATCAAAGATTGGTCACTGTTCAGACGTATGGTCCAGGTCTCCAGGCAGCCAACTAGACAATTTCATATACGTAGGCACAGGCTAGTTGTTATGCACATCATATAAAAAGGTTAAACAAAATCTGACAGATTGAAACCAATTGAAATAGATATAACAAATTGCAAAGTGAACTATGTTGTAATACATTTATGTATTTTGGGGGGTTCAGACTATATCCACAACTTTATCTTGAGCTATTATGGGTCAGGGTTGCCTCTAGTAAAATCACAAgaatgtaaataaaatattaatATTGGCATGAGAATCTTAGAACCAAAACAATGACCATGTTTGTGACAATTAAAATGCCAAACATACAGAATGGTgtattcaaaaaatatatataattaacctttatttaactaggcaagtcagaatgGCGAATAACGACAAATTATTGGCAGACTATTGATAACATGTTATGAATGTGTTCTAGTGCATGAAGTTGCAggaaaaaaacattgatttaagTTGAGGTTAAAATGCTGTCGCGACCGGTGGCCTCCATTGCGTTTCTTAGCTGATAGAGTGACACCACAGGCCTTAAGCAGGGATAGGACCACACAGGCCAGCACCACAGAAATTCCAACCCACCCGCATCACCTGGTCACTTTTCTGTCAATGAGGAGTCAAACACAGAATGTCTAAACATGGATACTCAACTCACATCGAACACACAGCCTtgtaaaacaacataaaacatgaCAAAACTATCACCAAGCATAAAACACACTCAAAATGACATAGGCTGTAGTGTGTTTCTGTCACAGATCTAAGACTCTGTCATGGATGACAAAGTAGGCAACGAGACACACTGAGATATGTTATGCAAATATTAGGAGTTTTATTCcttaaatttgcaaaaaatacaAATTATGCCAGGAGAAGATAAACCAAAAAGTATTAAAATAGACAAACTGAATTGAAATTAAAACAAACTGTCCTAAATCTTCAACTTCAAATATAATTGAAGTCAAAAAGTGTAGAACAGAATGTAACATAAATAAACTCATGAATCAACttcaaaaataaaaaactgacaaGAGGAAGTTACCTCATACACCgagtacacaaaacattaagaacacctggtctttccatgatacattgaccaggtgaaagctatgataccttattgatgtcacttgttaaatccacttcaatctgtgtgtaaataaaggggaggagaccggttaaaggatttttaagcctggagacaattgagacatggattgtgtatgtgtgccattcagagggtgaatgggaaagaaaatatttaagtgtctttgaacggggtatggtagtaggtgccaggcgcacctctTTGTGTAacgaactgcaacgctgctgggtttttaacaCTCAAACATTTCccatgtatcaagaatggcccacctaaaggacattcagctaacttgacaactgtgggaagcattggagtcaacatgggccagcatccctgttgaatgctttcgacaccttgcagagtcAATGCCCCGACCAATTGAGGCTGTtgtgagggcaaaaggggagggtgcaactcaatattaggaagttgttcctaatgtttagtatactcagtgtatggcGAGTGGATAGTTCCATTGTCTGGTAGAAGGTGAGTTTTGCAAGACATACATTTTCAATATACATGATCGTGATATAACGTTTCAGGGTACTGATCAAATTTGAAATACATACAGTTATTTTAGCATTAACAGTATCAATGTATGAAAGGTACTTTGGAATTTCGACATGTGAATCAAAAAGTGTTCCCCCGCAGTGAACAGAGGGGTGGCCCTTCCCAACTCCCCTCCGGAACCATGCTTTAACAATGGAAATCCGGTCGGACCTCCTTCACCAGAACACAGCTGGCTTCCATACTGCAGACATGGGGCTGGTAACTGCGGAGACAAACAGAAGACATTACCTAGAACTTTGACTGTTTGTTGATAAGGATATTAGTTCAATTATAACGTAATATGATAAGTCGACTCAACATAGAAAAACGATAATAACAAATGTCAAGACTAATTGTGCATTTCTGCAATAAAGCTATGGATGGGATATATGAAACCAAAACCAAGTGTCGTGTTGTTACTTATATATTATATGTATAGCGCAAAGTGATTGTTAACGTGCATACATAACGATATTGGTTAGGCAGGGGGGTTTACTGTGCGGGCCGCGATGTGGCTGTCAGACTCCTTTCCCTCTTAGTAGTTCTACAGTGTTGTGCGTCACCTTTCTCTCTTGGATTCCCCTGAACAGGTTGAAGCTGATGAGATGggtgcagggagagggagaggcgaaGCGAGACGcttcactctcgccaaaatctgtccaaaataagaccagtgcgtttctatgggcttattttgacCTAAGCTTGTCACCTGCCTTACCACCTTTGGGACAACAGCTCCCAAAGTTAGGGCGGAGGCAtgtgcatctcgtcattatatacagatctctggtgcaGGAGCATACAGCGTGGGTGGAGTTGGACACCATATTAGATGCAACGTTGGCTTGACCTCTCCACCCTCTGACCaattaacctaacgtagcaggagAAAGAAACGCCTGAGTGGGGTCTTCATCAACCGGAATCATCTGGATTTCAGGCTTCGCCTCTTTAAGCCTGTTGTCACTAAGAAGCCTAATGCCACTGCTGCTGAGTGGGACTGTACTTGGGTAATTCCTGTCCTTGCTGATCGCTGTCTCCAAGGTGGTGTCAAGTAGGGCGTTCTCATTGGTCAGTCTGACTGGTCCTCGGGGTGGTGTCCTGTCCCTCTTCACCACAACCTCTACCTCTGTTTTACAAAAATCAACACTTGGCCATTCTTTCTCACCAATGTCtcctaaatatacagttgaagtcggaagtttacatccacttaggttggagtcattagaactcgtttttcaaccactccacaaatgtcttgttaaactatagttttgccaagtcggttagcacatctactttgtgcatgacacaagtcatttttcaaacaattgtttagagattatttcacttataactcactgtatcacaattccagtgggtcagaagttaacatacactaagttgactgtgcctttaaacagcttggaaaattccagaaaatgatttctGGAATTAGAaagttttagaagcttctgattgactcatatgatgtcaattagcctatcagaggtgtacctgtggatgtatttcaaggcctaccttcaaactcagtgcctctttgcttgacatcatggggaaatcaaaagaaatcagccaagacctcagaaaaaaatggtagacgtTTCACATCATCAGCAtcaggtcttttgctgttgttctgggattgatttgcacttttcgcaccaaagtacgttcatctctaggaaacagaacacgtctccttcctgagcagaatgacggctgcgtggtcccatggtgtttatacttgcgtactattgtttgtacagataaacgtggtaccttcaggcatttggaaattgctcccaaggataaaccagacttgtggaggtctacaattgtttttctgaggtcttggctgatttctttagatttccccatgatgtcaagcaaagaggcactgagttttaaggtaggccacaggtacacctccaattgactcaaatgatgtcaattagtataacagaagcttctaaagccatgacatcattttctgaaattttccaagctgtttaaaggaacagtccatttagtgtatgtaaacttctgacccactggaattgtgatagattatttcactgtgtctgtaaacaattgttggaaaaatgacttgtgtcatgcacaaagtagatgtactaaccgacttggcaaaactatagtttgtcagcaagaaatttgtggagtggttgaaagactagttttaatgactccaacctaagtggatgtaaacttccgacttcatctgtacaTTCAATATGAAAATATATTCAGGTCAGTCTGGCTGCAGTGAAACAAGTGATTTTAAGGATGCAAATGAAAGGTTTTTATACTGTTCAAGACTTACGGCATGggaatatatttcaggatgtagaAGACATGTAgagaaccctggaatgagtaggcgtgtccaaacttttgactggtactgtatattcgcatgaacaaaaatgtatttttttcccaaAAACGATTTatcaagcaataattttgctaggactgtctgggtgggtagggaaaaactgaaaacaagatgttattggcagaggggtttggaactctttattggtctattaaccaatttactgcatagtgatgtcaccatggaaagcccAAAACTCCCACCCATGCACTCCTgcgtagattgtattttcaaccagcaactatcaggaagaAAAACAGTTCATATttttttcacacttttacagtgttagtttcatcagctgttcttTTGATCAACATGATACAAAAAACCCACATTTTGTCTGCACTGAGCCTTTAAAAATAAAAGGAAGTAGTGCACACAGAGATCAGTGTGATGACAAGGAAAGGCTTACACTTAAGACAAACGCATACATATTATTTCACAATTCTTACCCAAACATTGTACAATTGCATCAACCATGAACCCAGGTTGGCACTGACAGATGTAGTTGCCGATGCAAATGTTCTCCACAGATGGAGGTGTGACACTCATCGATATCTATATGATACATACGGCTGAAAGACAATATATGTGTCAGCCaaaatcacaggaggttggtggcaccttaattggggaggacgggctcgtggtaatggctggagtggaatcagtggagtggtatcaaatacattattaTGAGCgttctcagcagcctccactggtcaaaATACATTAAATCGTCAAGGATGCTCAAAAGCTGTTTTTCTGGTCGATGTGTTCATACATCTTATCACATTTTTATTGGGCGCATACATAAGACCAGCATCATGACAGATAAGTTGTAGAGAAGCACATTCTGAAACGgttgcacacacacaacaaaacattaagaacacctgctctttccatgacagactgactaggtgaatacAATTGAAAACTATGATCAGTTATtgaggtcacttgttaaatccacttgaaattagcgtagatgaaggggaggagacagggtaaagaaggatttttaagccttgagacatggattgtgtatgtgtgccattcaaagggtgaatgggcaagacaaaagattgaagtgtctttgaacagggtgtggtagtaagtgccaggcgcaaCAGTTTGAGTGTCAAGATTTGCAATACtgccgagtgtacaaaacattaggaacatcttcgtACTATTGAGTTGACCCcgcttttgccttcagaacagatTCAATTTGTCGAGGCAagagcgttccacagggatgctgccccgtgttgactccaatgcttcccacagttatgtcaagttgactggatgtcctttgggtggtggatcattcttgatacacaggaaactgttgagcatgaaaacccatcagcgttgaagttcttgacacactcaacccggtgcacctggcacccacTACCAttcctcgttcaaaggcacttaaatctttatcttgcccattcaccctctgaatggcacacatacacaatccatgtctcaaaggcTTAAAAATCCCTCTTTAAGCTGTCTgctacccttcatctacactgattgaaggggatttaacaagtgacatcaataagggatcatagctttcacctggattcacctggtgagTCTGTCATCgaaagagcatgttttgtacactcagtgtttatatactgtgtatatatacacacactgtatatacagtgcctccAGAAACTAGTCACAAcatgtatttttggggggttgtatTAAAGCTTAAATGTAAAATTGGTAAAATTTAGATTTtgtttcactggcctacacacaatacccataatgtcaaagtggaattatgtttttagaattttttacaaattaataaaacatgaaaagttgaaatgtcttgagtcaataagtattcaacccctgctTTCCAACAtaaactgggagacaaattcacttttcagcaggataataacctaaaacacaaggaccaatatacacttgagttgcttaccaagacgacattaaaTGTCCCCGTGTGGCCTAGTTACACTTCCGACTTAAATctatttgaaaatctatggcaagacttctCACACACTCTCTGTTAATATTTATCATTTGATCTATTCTTGTGTTTCCTCCCTTTCTCAATCATACTTTTCATTTGTGAGGATATGTACAGTATTTCATTTAACAGCAGAATGCGTAACTACAGCTACTCAGTTGCTCTATCAACATTAGGGGAACGGAGATAAAGGGTTAAAGCCATCCAGTCACATAACAAAAATAACTGATACACATGAGCTTTCGAGTATAACCCCAGTTACAAAATCGGAAATCATAAGCTTAAAAGGTCCAGCAGTCATATATTTCCCAAAGAAAATAGCGTTTGAGTGACTAAAACATCACCcataataacccccccccccccccagaatgaAATGCTCAGAATTGACCTTCTCTCATTTCCAACTATCAGTAAGGCCGAAGGACCAGTCTGAGTGGGTGGGGAGCTCACCTTGATTGACGGCAACTTAGATGCAATACTGTGAGATCAGCAGTGAGATCATCTCAAGCAAATGTGCTGATACACAAAGCTCAACTCAAACAAGATTCCAATCCTGTCATACATCACGGTTTCACAAATTATTTGTCTATCCAACTGCTTGGTTATTGTAACCACATCGATAGACAACATCCTGTCTCAGTTCATGTTGGACAATTTCAGTTGAAACTGGTTGGGAAAAGCCTGGGTTGACTTCATCAATTACATTTGCTGACTGCCAGACCATGTACATAAACCATGCCTTGATGTCAATAATTTTGTATACATCGTTTGGCATGTCTCTCCTGTTGCAGTTCATAGCAGCACTGACATGACAACTGAGTCGGAGTTCCAAACATAATTTCTTCCCCCATGCtggccagtaactagctaacaccagataCAGATGAAAGTGAAAACCTAGAAGTATATTTGCCACAGATAAATAGGAGAAACCTATAACAGCCTGGAGTCAAATTTTGACACaagtagtctagctagctatgtaaaccACGTCCCTTTGCGAACACGTCTTCTGCAATGATGGTTACAAGGCAGTACTTATTTAAACAAGGTATGAGAATAAGACGTTACgattggtgtattaaaatgagCGGCTAAATGTGATGTTTCACCGATCCCCAATAAGCAAATAGTATCTGGATTCCTGAATTCAAGATTTTGACATAAAGGAGGAAGCAAGTCACTTTATGATCTAACTTTATCACTGTACCGGCGACAGTCGTTTGTCATACTCTGATAGGGTTTAATCCAAGTCATCCAATTTGATGAttaacatgattttgactgttcgGGACCTTTTAAAGATACTTTTCATTCTCACAAAAACAGAAACTCAACCTGGACCGTCTGTTCTTCACCTACCCGTTTCAGGAAAGCCAGGTTTTAGGAACCTGCTGCTGATGGACTTGATGAGCTTTACTACGCAGCACTCTAATTTGAGCTTTCCTACTTAGAAAGCCTGAAATATTGAAGAGGGTTGCTGTTTTAGGCCACATAACAGTATGTATGTAATGTAGGTACGCATGTGCAGTTTGTCCCTTTCTACGTGTACCGTATACACAGTGAGCGTAAAGGTGTGTGTTCCGTCTTTCATGAACAAACATGTACGTCCTTCCTTTGATTACAACAGAGCTGCTATTTAAACTTGTACAATAATACTGTATGGTAAGCTCGTCTACGTACAATTGAACAGAGATAAAAGTAAATTGACATTGATGGGAATCGAGAACATTCAATAATCTATCATTTCAAAATACATTTATATATTTCATGAAATCATGTTTATCAATTGACTGAGGTTGAAACTGAAACTTCATATTTACATTTTCTAACAGTTCGTTGACAGTCTAAATAGTTATTTTACAGTAAATTGACATAGGGTGGGATtatatacaaaacacaggaaagAGAGATTTTAGAAATCCCTGCTGTCTAAATTGAGGTGCTTTAGAGGTTAAAATGCTGTTCTGGTCGGCTCCCTCCATTGCTCTTTTTGCTGATAAAGCGACACCACAGGGTCATGAGCAGGGATAGGACCGCACAAGCCAGCGCCACGGAAGCGCCCGCCCACATCACCAACGGCAACTGTCTGCATTTCTGTCAATGTCAATGCGGAATAACAAGAATCAAATACAGACCATACTACTGCCCCAAGGAAGGTCTGCTCGGGGTGTGAGTTTTAAGGCAAAAAGACCTTCTCACAGATCTAAGACCCTTTTCCCTCTTAGCAGTTCTACAGTGTTGTTGTGTATCACCTTATTCTCTTGGATTCCCCTGAGCAGGGCAAAGCTGCTGAGATGGGTGCAGGAGCACACAGTGTGGGTGGAGTTGGACATCACTGAGGTGCAGCCCTGGATTGACCACGCCCCCTCACCATCCTCTGACCAATAAACACAGGTGGTATTCGCATCACTGGACTGGGGCACAGAGGAGATGAGACTCATATAATTTTATGAAAAGCTAGGGTCTACTGCGTGCATATCTGTtaaacaaatgtatttttttttttaaatgtctaatAAAACCtgttttaaagggatagttcactttaTTTTGACGTTAAATCCAGAATAATCTGGCTAGCATTTTTTTATCCGTTAGTGGTGCATTCAAAAGCATGGGGACATAGACCACACCGAGCTCTTTCCCCATGATTTTGAACATATCGCTAATGGATACAATACATTTCCACTAGCATTGCTACATTCCCCAAAAATTGTAGCTAGGAGATTATAAACATTGCTAAATAAccggcaattttttttttttttaacttgttTGGAGCAAACAATCACAGTCTAGGGAAGTCAAAGATAAGCGAAAGAAGTGAACTATCACTGTAACTGAGTCAGCCTTTTAGAGAAACACAAGTGTTACCTTCAAGTGATTGAAGGTGAGAATGATAGGTTCAGACAGGTTTGTTGTGTTGGGGTTGCTAACAGATACAGTCACCACTCTGGAGGAGAGCTGCTCAGAGCTGTTGGTCAAAGTCTGCAGACTCTTGTAGCTGAGCAAAATGGCAAACCCAAATCCTGCAAACATCATAACACAAAACCAATCCACTTAAAacatacagaaacacaaacaatataAAACAAAACCAATTCACAAATCATCAAGTATACAAACCCATCAACCTAAAATAAAACACACACGGTACATAAAATATgccccatatacagtataataagcCCTGCACAAAACACAAAAACCTCCACACAAATCCTACAAGATATAAAATAAAGAAACGTATAGAAATGTCAGTAAATACTTGTCACTCAGAAACTCCCAATTACTTTGTTTTTTTAAGAAGGCTAATGCCACTGCAGCTGAGTGGGACTGTACCTGGGTAATTCGTGTCATCTCCGATCGCCGTCTCCCAGGTGGTGTCAAGTTGGATGTTTTCATTCGTCAGTCTGACTGGTCCTCGGGGTGGTGTCCTGTCCATCCTCACCACAACTTCTACCTCTGTTTTTCAACATAGGGACAAAAATCTATACCGAGTAGAAATCACCATTATTGAAAGAACAAGTGGTCACTTAGTGGTCAATGTGTTCTGTGTAAGGTTAAGTTGTGGTACCGGTGATGTTAAAGTGATCACCAAATGTGTTTTCATTATAAGTATTACCTGTATGGCTTGTATTTATCCTGCTCACATTTTCTCTCAGCTGTGGAGCAATCAGTCTGATAGAGTTTTCTACTGTCCTCAGTAGCGTAGTCACTTTACCGCTGTTACCACCTTGACCATTGTACTGGAGTTGAAGAACAGCAGTGACATTGGCCAGGACCTTTAGAAAAGACAGACAACAGAGACGTgatgtaacgtgtgtgtgtgtgtgtgtgtgtgtgtgtgtgtgtgtgtgtgtgtgtgtgtgtgtgtgtgtgcgcgcgcttgTATGTAGCTCAGGGAGGCAACATACTGTCAAAAGCGCCTCTCCAGTCTTTTCTGTAGCTCCAGCCAACCCAGAGGAGTTACTCAACACCAAACAGTTGTTTCTCAGGAGAGACAAGAGGCTGTCAAAACCTGGTAGagtctgagagagacagaggaagtacacagaaagagagagaaagataaatgaGAAGAATATGGTGAATAATCAAGATGAAGAGAAGTACTTGAGAAAATAATCATTTAAAAAGAGGAAGAATTTACCTGTTCAGGTGTACTCTGAGTTGCAAAAGGGTCACAATTCAGCTCTAAAGGAAAACCATGAATGCAGATGACCTCAGATCGTacaaatacaacacaatacatcagGCCGGTCATCGTGATTGCGAAACTGGTAACTGGTAGGCTGGGTGGAGGTTTCAACAGATGGCCACAAGCGAGGACAACTGAGGTCAGCAGAAAATGAAAAGGTAGAACAAGCATTTCTCTCACCTTGACACTTAGATTGGTTGTTGCCATAGGTAGTGAATCCAGGGGGACAATGACACCTGTAGCTGCCCTCCAGATTCCAGCAGGTTCCAATCTCGCCACAGGGGTATTTGTTCCCAGCCCCTATACACTCATTTAcgtctgtgagtgagtgagagagagagaaagtgggggaATAAGAAAGACGATGACGACATGGATGTGTCGGACAGTGACCTAACAGAGTGATACTAAAGACACGCAATACCCGAAACACAATGTGGATAAGACGTTTCAAATAATTCTGGTCAATGCATTTATTAGTTTTGCGGTAAAGTGACTACCTCACCGGTACCACAACTTAACCTTACACAGAACACATTGACCCAAGGAGAATGGTGTTTCTCTCACCTACACACATAGAACTTATATCGCCTTCCTGATGGGATCCCTGGAGACAACTGCACCAGTAGCTTCCCTTCATATTGTGACAGGTTCCCCACTCCCCACAAATATGTCTGTCCTTACCACACTCATCAATGTCTGAAAGTAGAAGAGATTGGTGGGGGAAAaaaggtggggagagagatgaTGATGAAAGTATATGTGATGAAAATGGGAGAGTaacaaaaaaatacaacattGCAAttgtctgtatatacagtgcatttggaaagtattcagaccccttgaccccccccccaaaaaaaaatacattacagccttattctaaaatagatcattaaatctacacacagtaccccataatgacaaagtgaaaaaaacagaaatatattatttacataagtattcagaccctttg includes the following:
- the LOC139570373 gene encoding adhesion G protein-coupled receptor E3-like isoform X2, which gives rise to MGVNLCLWILGLYLALPLEGICLPLYQTGHNITKIRSGCSDVNECIGAGNKYPCGEIGTCWNLEGSYRCHCPPGFTTYGNNQSKCQELNCDPFATQSTPEQTLPGFDSLLSLLRNNCLVLSNSSGLAGATEKTGEALLTVLANVTAVLQLQYNGQGGNSGKVTTLLRTVENSIRLIAPQLRENVSRINTSHTEVEVVVRMDRTPPRGPVRLTNENIQLDTTWETAIGDDTNYPGFGFAILLSYKSLQTLTNSSEQLSSRVVTVSVSNPNTTNLSEPIILTFNHLKSSDANTTCVYWSEDGEGAWSIQGCTSVMSNSTHTVCSCTHLSSFALLRGIQENKKCRQLPLVMWAGASVALACAVLSLLMTLWCRFISKKSNGGSRPEQHFNL
- the LOC139570373 gene encoding adhesion G protein-coupled receptor E5-like isoform X1: MGVNLCLWILGLYLALPLEGICLPLYQTGHNITKIRSGCSDTDECVEDPSICGNHSTCFNTLGSYHCRCHPGFEFRITYFTSADGGCTDVNECIGAGNKYPCGEIGTCWNLEGSYRCHCPPGFTTYGNNQSKCQELNCDPFATQSTPEQTLPGFDSLLSLLRNNCLVLSNSSGLAGATEKTGEALLTVLANVTAVLQLQYNGQGGNSGKVTTLLRTVENSIRLIAPQLRENVSRINTSHTEVEVVVRMDRTPPRGPVRLTNENIQLDTTWETAIGDDTNYPGFGFAILLSYKSLQTLTNSSEQLSSRVVTVSVSNPNTTNLSEPIILTFNHLKSSDANTTCVYWSEDGEGAWSIQGCTSVMSNSTHTVCSCTHLSSFALLRGIQENKKCRQLPLVMWAGASVALACAVLSLLMTLWCRFISKKSNGGSRPEQHFNL